The DNA sequence CCATACCCTTTGTCACTTCAACCCGCCACTCCGGACTATTCTGAATAAACAGATCAAGTTTTGATCTCGTCTCGCTGTCCGGATACAATGCAAATGCCGAAAAGAGCAGAACTGCAAGAAGGGGATAATAATTCATACTGCACCTCCATATATATTATCACAAACATGGGCATGCCGTGCTATTCGTGTCTCCGGAAAGAAACGGCGAGTAATTTTTAATTTTGCTATATCAGCGAAAGAAAGAAAGAAAGAAAGAAGGAAGACCTACGCATGCTGCAATTCCCCGACATACATCATCTCGGCATCGCTTACCGCCGCGGGGATGGGTGTTCCCGAATCGCGCATATCGTCGATATGAAGGCGAATGCTTTCGGCTATCATCGCCTCGCATTCCTCATGTGTCTTCCCTGTGGCGACGCATCCGGGCAGATCGGGGACATAGGCAGAATAATTCTTCCGTCCCTTTTCAAATACGACAAGATAACGCATCGCGGCTTGTTTATTCATCGGACACCTGCGCTTGTTTGAAAATACTTTTCAGCGTTTTTGGGTGCAATTCGTCGGAAAGCCGATGCACGGACACGGTAACTGTTCCGGGTTTATTCGGATGATGATACTGCTGATGGCTCCCCGTCTGTCGAACAATGAACCATCCATCTTTCTCAATAATACGAATCACGTCACGAACCCTCATAGGTCATATTCCCCAACGAAACACCCGCAAAACCGCATGCCATGCAGACCATCCGTAAACTCCGTCAACTGAGATCGTATCCGATCTCATGAACAAGGGCTGACTTCGTTACCTACATGCAGGAATATAGCACAAGCCGGATAAAAATGCAAATCGAACCTCGGTATTGATCTTTCGATCCCATCCGTGTTCATCGGTGTTCATCCGTGGCCAATTCCCTGCGCCGGCATTATCGTTCCACTCTAACACGACATGCTCAGCCGTTCTCTACGATTATCTTACTGCTCACCCCATGAGCATCCTGTATCAGCTTTTTCAATTCGCTGTTCTTCGTCCTGTTGAACATGGCCTTGATCGCCTTCTCGTTCTCTGCATCCCTCATTATCGAGAACAATATGCCGTTGATGCTGGCCGCAAAGCCGTCATCATCTTTGCCCTTTATCTTCAGTGTCTGTGTCTGCATATCGAGGATGCCTTCCGCGGCGGCGAGCTCATGCATATGTCCCCTCGCCATGTTCTCGAGCTGTTCCATCAGGCAGCTTTTATATTGTATCTTTGAATCGGTGAGCAGCTCATCGTTCTTGCCGACCTGCTCGGTGACGGCGAAGTCCTTGTAGTTCTTAAGCGCTACGTAATCGTACGTGAAAAAATAATATTCTCTGGTGATACGATATGTCTTTTCCGATTCATCCTGTCTGATGGAAAGTATCATTATCGGATAGCCGTTCTTCGGTATCCGCTTGTCGCCGATATAGAGCCTCAATTCTTCGTTCTTTCCCATGCACGCGCTCCTCGTTCTTCAGTTCCTGACGAAATATTTCCCGGGATTCTGTTTGACCGCACCCTTTATTTCCATCTGCATGAGAAGCGAAGCCGCCTCGTTAACCGGCATGTTCGCGGACACAGCGATATCATCGATATGCTTCGCCTCGCCGATGGCGCGGTAAATACTCTCTTCGCGTTCGGACAGTTCAGGCACGGGCGCATTCTCAACCTGCGATGTCTGCTTCGCCGGCATCGCTTTCGCTGCCGCGGCAAAACGCGGGCGCATTGCGCGATAGGTGGCGTCCAATGCGAAGAGATTGGCGAACTCAGCGACGATATCCTCATGCGTGTGCGCGGTCTTCGCCCCGTCGCGAGCGAGGCGGTGATTGCCGAAGGCGCGTTCGTCAGTCTCCTTATACGGGCCGATGAATACCTCGCGTCCCTGATCGAGCGCGTAGCGTGCGGTTATCAATGCGCCGGACTTACCGCCCGCTTCCACGACGACAATGCCGTACGACAGCCCCGATATGATGCGGTTACGCAAGGGATAATGATGTTTCAGCGGACGCGTGCCGA is a window from the Spirochaetota bacterium genome containing:
- the dprA gene encoding DNA-processing protein DprA, translated to YPFNLKNIDSPPAVLYVRGDITNLSRNAVGLVGTRKPSETSQRYAFTTASNLAALNIWVISGLAKGIDAAAHWGAVSTSGTTVGVLGSGQDTIYPAENAALYEKIVDKGGVIMTEYPVGTRPLKHHYPLRNRIISGLSYGIVVVEAGGKSGALITARYALDQGREVFIGPYKETDERAFGNHRLARDGAKTAHTHEDIVAEFANLFALDATYRAMRPRFAAAAKAMPAKQTSQVENAPVPELSEREESIYRAIGEAKHIDDIAVSANMPVNEAASLLMQMEIKGAVKQNPGKYFVRN
- a CDS encoding type II toxin-antitoxin system HicA family toxin, giving the protein MRVRDVIRIIEKDGWFIVRQTGSHQQYHHPNKPGTVTVSVHRLSDELHPKTLKSIFKQAQVSDE
- a CDS encoding type II toxin-antitoxin system HicB family antitoxin, translated to MRYLVVFEKGRKNYSAYVPDLPGCVATGKTHEECEAMIAESIRLHIDDMRDSGTPIPAAVSDAEMMYVGELQHA